A window from Mangifera indica cultivar Alphonso chromosome 2, CATAS_Mindica_2.1, whole genome shotgun sequence encodes these proteins:
- the LOC123197880 gene encoding tryptophan--tRNA ligase, cytoplasmic-like yields MDKNEENAQVQVEEEQDQVVNPWQVSSKGKIDYDKLIDQFGCQRLDTSLIDRVQRLTGRLPHVFLRRGVFFAHRDFGEILDAYERGEKFYLYTGRGPSSEALHLGHLVPFMFTKYLQDAFKVPLVIQLTDDEKCMWKNLSIEESQRLARENAKDIIACGFDITKTFIFSDFDYVGGAFYKNMVKVAKCVTYNKVVGIFGFTGEDHIGKVSFPPVQAVPSFPSSFPHLFSGKDHLRCLIPCAIDQDPYFRMTRDVAPRIGYHKPALIESLFFPALQGETGKMSASDASSAIYVTDSGKVIKDKVNKYAFSGGQETIELHRKLGANLEVDIPVKYLSFFLDDDAELECIKKEYGAGRMLTGEVKQILTRVLTEMVERHQRARAAVTDEMVDAFMAVRPLPDMFN; encoded by the exons ATGGACAAGAATGAAGAAAACGCTCAAGTTCAAGTAGAAGAAGAACAGGATCAAGTAGTGAACCCATGGCAGGTctcttcaaaaggaaaaattgaTTACGACAAACTCATTGACCAATTCGGCTGCCAAAGGCTTGACACCTCCCTTATCGACCGCGTACAGCGGCTCACCGGGCGCCTGCCCCACGTGTTCCTCCGCCGTGGCGTATTTTTCGCCCACCG GGATTTTGGTGAGATACTAGACGCGTATGAGAGAGGGGAAAAGTTTTATTTGTATACGGGACGTGGCCCATCATCGGAAGCTTTGCATTTGGGGCATTTGGTTCCGTTTATGTTTACTAA ATATTTGCAAGATGCCTTTAAAGTTCCTCTTGTTATACAACTTACAGATGATGAAAAGTGCATGTGGAAAAATCTTTCTATCGAGGAGAGCCAGAGACTTGCCCGGGAGAATGCAAAAGACATTATTGCATGTGGTTTTGACATAACAAAAACTTTCATCTTCTCAGATTTTGATTATGTTGGTGG TGCCTTCTACAAAAACATGGTGAAGGTTGCCAAGTGTGTCACGTATaataaa GTTGTTGGCATATTTGGTTTCACTGGTGAAGATCACATTGGAAAAGTTAGTTTTCCGCCAGTGCAG GCAGTTCCATCGTTTCCCAGTTCTTTCCCACACCTTTTCTCTGGCAAAGATCATCTTCGTTGCTTAATTCCTTGTGCCATTGACCAG gATCCTTACTTCAGAATGACACGAGATGTTGCTCCTCGAATAGGATATCACAAGCCGGCATTGATCGAGTCATTGTTCTTCCCTGCCTTGCAG GGGGAAACAGGAAAGATGTCAGCTAGTGATGCGAGTTCCGCAATTTATGTGACTGATTCTGGGAAGGTCATTAAGGATAAG GTAAACAAGTATGCATTCTCTGGTGGACAAGAAACTATCGAGCTACATCGAAAACTTGGGGCAAATCTTGAG GTTGATATACCAGTAAAATACCTAAGCTTTTTCCTAGATGATGATGCGGAACTTGAATGCATAAAAAAG GAATATGGGGCAGGTCGCATGCTAACTGGGGAGGTTAAGCAAATCCTCACTCGAGTTTTAACTGAAATGGTTGAAAGACACCAGAGGGCTCGGGCTGCCGTGACTGATGAG ATGGTTGATGCATTCATGGCGGTGAGACCCCTACCCGATATGTTCAACTAG
- the LOC123203463 gene encoding uncharacterized protein LOC123203463 — MEPFSSLSFFISIFLLLSPILFNPSNCQQNYLNNTQLSCQNTPSISKGYLCNGPEASCQAYITFRSQPPFDSPTKIAYLLGSEATSIAAINNISSSDNAIPPGNLVIVPISCTCGSGSLYQHNTPYTIKANETYFTIANDTYQGLTTCQALMGQNYYDEVSLLPGMQLTVPLRCACPSANQTADGVSSLLAYMVTWKDTFGSIAKLFGVDEKSIPEANNLSQDSTIFPFTPLLIPLKRESCPGNPEKFFCYCPIDGSPEELNYCQTKGKKFPVKLVALSGSGIGLGLLCIFLCGYHLYKFLRKRKNRLQREKLFRQNGGFLLQQRLSSSGITEKAKIFTAKELEKATDNYNKSRFLGQGGFGIVYKGMLPDGTIVAVKRSKAIDESQTEQFINEVVILSQINHRNIVQLLGCCLETEAPVLVYEFISNGTLSHHIRNHEQEQDSSISWARRVQIACEVAGALAYMHSAASVPIFHRDIKSSNILLDEKYKAKVSDFGISRCIPDDKTHVTTAVQGTFGYLDPEYFQSSQFTDKSDVYSFGVVLVELLTGKNPTSLALYEEERNLVACFISLAKESKVMEILDGRVAKEASVEEIEAVVELAMSCLRLNGKKRPTMKHVALELEGLRRSQRSLEVKEAVQQVLKEEMPMSGQESFTQSLEFPLQMESTSFNEFILSERRQTMEPFSSLGFFISAFLLLSPILFNPSNCQQNYINNLQLDCENATSISKGYLCNGPEASCQAYITFRSQPPFDSPTKIAYLLGSEATSIAAINNISSSDNAIPPGNLVIIPISCSCGSGSLYQHSTPYTVKANETYFSISNNTYQGLTTCQALMGQNYYDGLSLLPGMQLTVPLRCACPSANQSADKVSSLLAYMVTWGDSFGSIAKLFGVDEKSIPEANNMSQDSIIYPFTPLLIPLKRESCSGNPEKFFCYCPTDGSLEACQIEGKKFPVKLVTLSGIGVGLGLLCIFLCGYNLYKFLRKRKNKLQREKLFRQNGGFLLQQRLSYNGSTEKAKIFTVEELEKATDNYNRSRFLGQGGFGIVYKGMLADGTIVAVKRSKAIDESQIEQFINEVVILSQINHRNIVKLLGCCLETEAPVLVYEFISNGTLSHHIRNHEQEQDSSLSWACRVQIACEVAGALAYMHSAASVPIFHRDIKSSNILLDEKYNAKVSDFGISRCITDDKTHVTTAVQGTFGYLDPEYFQSSQFTEKSDVYSFGVVLVELLTGKNPTSLVLYEEERNLIACFISLAKESKVMEILDGRVAKEASEEEIEAVVELAMSCLRLNGKKRPTMKHVALELEGLRRSQRCLEVKEDVHQVLTEEISMSGQESITKSLEFPLQMESTSF, encoded by the exons ATGGAGCCATTTTCATCCTTGAGCTTCTTCATCTCCATCTTCCTCTTGCTATCTCCTATCCTGTTCAACCCTTCAAACTGCCAGCAAAACTACCTAAACAACACACAATTGTCCTGCCAAAATACGCCGTCTATATCAAAAGGCTATCTCTGCAATGGCCCTGAAGCTTCTTGCCAAGCCTATATAACGTTTCGGTCGCAGCCACCCTTTGACTCCCCCACCAAAATTGCCTATCTTCTAGGCTCCGAAGCCACCAGCATCGCTGCAATCAACAACATATCGTCGAGCGACAACGCAATCCCACCTGGGAATTTGGTTATAGTTCCTATTTCTTGCACCTGTGGCTCCGGTAGCTTGTACCAGCACAACACGCCTTATACGATAAAAGCCAATGAGACATATTTTACAATCGCCAATGACACTTACCAAGGCCTCACAACTTGCCAGGCTCTCATGGGGCAGAATTATTATGATGAAGTGAGTCTTTTGCCTGGTATGCAGCTGACAGTTCCGCTGAGATGCGCCTGTCCAAGCGCCAACCAGACAGCTGATGGGGTGAGCTCGTTGCTGGCTTATATGGTAACATGGAAAGACACTTTTGGATCGATTGCGAAGCTCTTTGGAGTCGATGAGAAAAGCATCCCGGAGGCTAACAACTTGTCGCAAGACAGTACTATCTTTCCCTTTACTCCTCTTCTGATTCCACTGAAGAGGGAAAGTTGCCCTGGAAATCCGGAGAAATTCTTTTGTTATTGTCCTATAGATGGAAGCCCAGAGGAGCTCAATTATTGCCAAAcgaaaggaaagaaatttcCGGTCAAATTGGTTGCTCTGTCAG GTAGTGGCATCGGTTTGGGATTGTTGTGTATCTTTCTTTGCGGATACCACTTATACAAATTtctaagaaaaaggaaaaacagatTACAAAGAGAGAAATTGTTCAGGCAAAATGGTGGCTTCTTGCTGCAACAACGATTATCATCCAGTGGCATCACTGAAAAAGCTAAAATATTTACAGCGAAGGAGCTTGAAAAAGCAACAGACAATTACAACAAGAGTCGGTTTCTGGGTCAGGGAGGATTCGGCATTGTGTACAAAGGAATGTTACCTGATGGAACCATTGTTGCTGTCAAAAGATCTAAGGCCATCGATGAAAGTCAGACTGAACAATTCATCAATGAAGTCGTTATTCTATCTCAAATCAACCATCGAAACATTGTCCAGCTTCTGGGGTGTTGCCTGGAGACCGAGGCACCAGTCCTAGTCTACGAATTCATCTCCAATGGAACACTTTCTCACCATATTCGTAACCATGAACAAGAACAAGACTCTTCTATCTCGTGGGCTCGTCGAGTTCAGATTGCCTGCGAAGTTGCAGGTGCGTTGGCCTACATGCATTCTGCAGCCTCTGTGCCGATTTTCCATCGAGATATCAAGTCTTCAAACATACTCCTGGATGAAAAGTACAAAGCAAAAGTTTCGGATTTTGGGATTTCAAGGTGTATCCCAGATGACAAAACTCATGTAACTACAGCAGTTCAGGGCACTTTCGGGTACTTGGATCCTGAATACTTCCAGTCAAGTCAGTTTACAGATAAAAGTGATGTGTACAGCTTCGGAGTAGTGCTTGTAGAGCTCCTCACAG GTAAGAACCCAACCTCTTTGGCCTTgtatgaagaagaaagaaacttGGTTGCATGCTTCATTTCATTGGCAAAGGAGAGCAAAGTGATGGAGATTTTGGATGGTAGAGTGGCTAAAGAAGCAAGCGTAGAAGAGATTGAGGCTGTTGTAGAGCTAGCAATGAGTTGCTTGAGACTGAATGGGAAAAAGAGGCCTACAATGAAGCATGTGGCATTGGAGCTTGAAGGGCTAAGAAGATCTCAAAGAAGTTTAGAAGTCAAAGAAGCTGTTCAACAAGTTTTGAAAGAGGAGATGCCCATGAGTGGACAAGAATCATTCACACAAAGCTTAGAATTTCCGCTACAGATGGAGTCCACATCATTT aatgaatttatcCTCAGTGAGAGAAGACAAACCATGGAGCCATTTTCATCCTTGGGCTTCTTCATCTCAGCCTTCCTCTTGCTATCTCCAATCCTGTTCAACCCTTCGAACTGCCAGCAAAATTACATCAACAACTTACAATTGGACTGCGAAAATGCCACTTCTATCTCAAAAGGCTATCTCTGCAATGGCCCTGAAGCTTCTTGCCAAGCCTATATAACGTTTCGGTCGCAGCCACCCTTTGACTCCCCCACCAAAATTGCCTATCTTCTAGGCTCCGAAGCCACCAGCATTGCTGCAATCAACAACATATCGTCGAGCGACAACGCAATCCCACCTGGGAATTTAGTCATAATTCCTATTTCTTGTTCCTGTGGCTCCGGTAGCTTGTACCAGCACAGCACGCCTTATACAGTAAAAGCCAATGAGACATATTTCTCGATCTCCAATAACACTTACCAGGGCCTCACAACTTGCCAGGCTCTCATGGGGCAGAATTATTATGATGGACTGAGTCTTTTGCCTGGTATGCAACTGACAGTTCCGCTGAGATGTGCTTGTCCGAGTGCCAACCAATCAGCTGATAAGGTGAGCTCGTTGCTGGCTTATATGGTGACATGGGGAGACAGTTTTGGATCAATTGCGAAACTCTTTGGAGTCGATGAGAAAAGCATCCCGGAGGCTAACAACATGTCGCAAGACAGTATTATCTATCCCTTCACTCCTCTTCTGATTCCACTGAAGAGGGAAAGTTGCTCTGGAAATCCGGAGAAATTCTTTTGTTATTGTCCAACAGATGGAAGTCTAGAGGCGTGCCAAATTGAAGGCAAAAAATTTCCAGTCAAATTGGTTACTCTGTCAG GTATTGGAGTCGGTTTGGGATTGTTGTGCATCTTTCTTTGCGGGTACAACCTATACAAATTTCTAAGGAAGAggaaaaacaaattacaaaGAGAGAAACTGTTCAGGCAAAATGGCGGCTTCTTGCTGCAACAACGATTATCATACAATGGTAGTACCGAAAAAGCTAAAATATTTACAGTGGAGGAGCTTGAAAAAGCAACAGACAATTACAATAGGAGCCGGTTTCTTGGTCAGGGAGGATTCGGCATTGTTTACAAAGGAATGTTAGCTGATGGAACCATTGTTGCTGTCAAAAGATCAAAGGCCATTGATGAAAGCCAGATTGAACAGTTCATCAATGAAGTAGTTATTCTATCTCAAATCAACCATCGAAACATTGTCAAGCTTCTGGGGTGTTGCTTGGAGACCGAGGCACCAGTGCTAGTCTACGAGTTCATCTCCAATGGAACACTTTCTCACCATATTCGTAACCATGAACAAGAACAAGACTCTTCTCTCTCTTGGGCTTGTCGAGTTCAAATTGCCTGCGAAGTTGCAGGTGCGTTGGCCTACATGCATTCTGCAGCCTCCGTGCCAATTTTCCATCGAGATATCAAGTCTTCAAACATACTCCTGGATGAAAAGTACAATGCAAAAGTTTCAGATTTTGGGATTTCAAGGTGTATCACAGATGACAAAACTCATGTAACTACAGCAGTTCAGGGCACTTTTGGGTACTTGGATCCTGAATACTTCCAGTCAAGTCAGTTTACGGAGAAAAGTGATGTGTACAGCTTCGGAGTGGTGCTTGTTGAGCTCCTCACAG GTAAAAACCCAACCTCTTTGGTCTTgtatgaagaagaaagaaacttGATTGCGTGCTTCATTTCATTGGCAAAAGAGAGCAAAGTGATGGAGATTTTGGATGGTAGAGTGGCTAAAGAAGCAAGTGAAGAAGAGATTGAGGCTGTTGTAGAGCTAGCAATGAGTTGCTTGAGATTGAATGGGAAAAAGAGGCCTACAATGAAGCATGTGGCATTGGAGCTTGAAGGGCTAAGAAGATCTCAAAGATGTTTAGAAGTCAAAGAAGATGTTCATCAAGTTCTGACAGAGGAGATATCCATGAGTGGGCAAGAATCAATCACAAAAAGCTTAGAATTTCCACTACAAATGGAGTCCACATCATTTTAG
- the LOC123203477 gene encoding probable disease resistance protein At4g27220: MVPKKIESAKRNGEIIFDIVQKWLAEVDDVSAKAEKFLEDEGKAKKRYLKGQCINLGQCYRFSKEAKKYTLAISDQLQESEKLVIVSCPPPPFGIISSSEAFNSGTVKSRDSLKKAVVKALIDDKNKLFSKIAGPIVENSDINQFARDVIVSCGRLPLAIVTIARALKGKNKHVWRNTGQQLKMSTPSSIPELERYVFSSLELSFNYLEKEAKSLFLFCSLFPEDYKIPVEDLVKYWTGLRWFGYTYEAIEVVRNGVHAIVNTITSSFLLIEENEKYVKMHDVISDFAIAIAPRYNHKFMVNARIGLKEWPQKDTYEDFTCISLMANYIRELLNGLEYPNLQALSLQENELLIPALNLKEIFEKKEVEDEELDHTITSPYLENLTDIEISYCYDLENLFTPSIAKLLVKLKSLRLWECSRIQEIITNEIGEREKSSKSIVFPSLENLILHDLENLSCFSSGPYTSEFPKLEILEIGNCEKMKTFGSGKQVTPKLKEVLLSKEALGRGTGHWNGNLNTTLQEFFNEQANKA, from the exons ATGGTGccaaagaaaattgaatctgCTAAAAGAAATGGAGAGATCATCTTTGATATTGTTCAAAAGTGGTTAGCTGAAGTTGATGATGTTTCCGCAAAAGCTGAAAAGTTTTTGGAAGATGAAGGCAAAGCCAAGAAGAGGTATCTCAAAGGACAGTGCATTAATCTTGGACAATGTTATCGATTCAGTAAGGAGGCAAAAAAGTATACTCTGGCGATTTCTGATCAACTTCAGGAATCTGAAAAACTTGTAATTGTGTCTTGTCCCCCTCCTCCATTTGGAATTATATCTTCATCTGAGGCATTCAATTCTGGCACAGTCAAATCTAGAGATTCACTTAAGAAGGCAGTTGTGAAGGCCttaattgatgataaaaat AAACTTTTTAGCAAGATTGCGGGCCCAATTGTTGAAAATTCTGATATTAACCAATTTGCAAGAGATGTAATTGTTAGTTGTGGGCGATTGCCACTTGCAATTGTGACAATAGCAAGAGCCTTAAAAGGTAAGAACAAGCATGTGTGGAGAAACACCGGACAACAACTTAAAATGTCTACCCCTTCAAGCATCCCAGAATTGGAGAGATATGTTTTTTCATCTCTGGAGCTAAGCTTCAATTACCTAGAAAAGGAGGCAAAATCACTTTTCTTGTTTTGTAGCTTATTTCCAGAGGATTACAAAATTCCTGTTGAAGATTTGGTCAAATATTGGACAGGTTTGAGGTGGTTTGGATATACTTATGAGGCAATTGAGGTTGTTAGAAACGGAGTTCATGCTATTGTAAATACCATAAcatcttcttttctcttgattgaagaaaatgaaaagtatGTAAAAATGCATGATGTTATCAGTGATTTTGCAATAGCTATAGCTCCTAGATACAACCATAAATTCATGGTAAATGCTAGAATTGGTCTAAAAGAGTGGCCACAGAAGGATACATATGAAGATTTCACATGTATCTCATTGATGGCAAATTATATTCGAGAGCTACTCAATGGGTTAGAATACCCAAATTTGCAGGCTTTATCGTTGCAAGAAAATGAACTTTTG ATTCCTGCTTTAAATTTAAAGGAGATCTTTGAGAAGAAAGAAGTCGAGGATGAAGAGTTAGATCACACCATAACCTCCCCATACTTGGAAAACCTGACTGACATAGAAATAAGTTATTGTTATGATTTAGAAAACCTCTTCACTCCCTCAATTGCCAAACTCTTGGTGAAGCTGAAAAGCCTAAGACTATGGGAATGCTCAAGAATACAAGAAATAATCACAAATGAGATAGGAGAAAGAGAGAAGTCATCAAAGAGCATTGTGTTTCCTAGTTTGGAGAACTTGATTCTGCATGATCTAGAAAATCTCTCTTGCTTTAGCTCTGGGCCATATACTAGTGAATTCCCAAAATTGGAAATCTTAGAGATAGGTAATTGTGAAAAAATGAAGACCTTTGGTTCTGGAAAGCAAGTGACACCCAAACTTAAAGAAGTGCTTCTTAGCAAAGAGGCTCTAGGAAGAGGTACTGGACATTGGAATGGCAATCTCAATACCACATTGCAAGAGTTCTTCAATGAACAG GCAAACAAGGCTTGA